The Stigmatopora nigra isolate UIUO_SnigA chromosome 23, RoL_Snig_1.1, whole genome shotgun sequence genome includes the window gtaattgtGGCGTGTTTGCGTCGGTGCTCGTCATCTTGTTGTTTAGCAGCGGGTTTAATAATTCTCAATTAATTCTCCCTGTAGCCAGgtttttatttgaatgtttttttttctgtgtcctTGTACGACTAGAacgggttttttattttattttttattaatcctCAATCCGCCACTTGGTATTTTTGAGCCACGGTGGTGTTGGAGGCTTGCAAAGAGCTTCAAAATAGTGCTGATTTTTGGCAATTTGTAACACTCAGGGAATGATGCCATGAACAGAACCTTTGATAAAAGCACCAGCCACGTCATAAATGCAGACTGAGATGTTCTCATGCTACTTTTTGCTACCCATCTCAAAACATTTGTTATTGTGAGACATCCTATAAAAGATGCCAAGTAGCTTTAAGCTCTGCTCAGGTTGACGTGCACGTGACATGCAGGTGAATGAAatatcttgcttttttttaggttttgacGCTGCCGTTTTCTTTCCTGtcctttgttattgttgttgtttttttgtttcctcagaTTTTGGTTCATGTGTAATTGGTTCCCAAGTTGCTTACATTCAGAACAAAAAGGAAATACTACAAACACTGGCAAGGTGAGACACTGttgatgtatatttttgttttgtttctgattTTCCAATTGGGTGTAAATAAATGGAATTAAGTCATGTGGATACTAATTATTGATGACAAGACAAGTAGTAGTTTgagatttattatttatgtacaATCAGGAGGTATATATTTCTTATTCCTGGTCATCTGCAGGAATTCCAAGTTCCTCGTCTGTCCACTGGGAAGGATCAGGCCAAGGAAAATGAccctaaagcaaaaaaaaaaaagatgaaagcaGTTCGCCAAGGAAAATGAccctaaagcaaaaaaaaaaaagatgaaagcagttctagatgtaatatctctgTATCTGATgttctgtcaccagcgatttccataatttagttcacaggttagcaaagagataggtgcactcatcaaaagagccacatgtggcccgcgagccataTGTTCCATACGGATGCAGCTGTTGTCTTACCAGGACGGCATCGGAGTCGTGCCACATGTGCCAGAGAATCCAGAACCACATGGCACCGCTAAGGAACTCCGAGTCGAACTTTTGCTTCTTAGTGATCTGAGGATATTGCCTGTACTGTGGTTCGATGTGTGGATCACCACCGCCTGCCCTGCAAACGAAAGGTAACCCAATTAAATTCAAGTCATTAGTATTATTACCATTTATAGTGATGATGATGTCAAATCTATCAGTTCAAGTGGCTTAGATTCCAAACAGCGTCGAGTACAGTAAAAGATGATCGATTAATCACATATCTTGTCATGTTTAGCTGCCGTAATGTAACTCGTTAGCATCACAAGCTAGCTTTGTACTTACTTTCTCTTTATTATCCTTTGTGGCGCGCGTCTGACAAGTCGAGTGCTGCCACGGAAGACGCTAAAAAGCATCCCCAAAGAAGACATGTCTTTAAAGAAcagctattttatagcatatgCGTTCTAAAGTTACAACTCTATGTATCCTAATTTCGCTATGGAGTCACCTTCCCAAGTCAAGTAAAGGGTGCTCTCCAACATAAACGCCGCTGATTGGACAAGACCCCGTCGTGTTTCGTTTTCGTACGCCGATTGGCTGAGTGAGAACCTCATTGCATTTGTGTATAATTACCGCCTCCTAGCGGACATGGTGCATAACGGTCATTTATCTTGTCAATAACGTAGGATATAACATTACTTATTGTGCTTCCCTAAGAGATGTAAGCTATCAATTATTTTACTACCAGCATTTTTAAAGTTGCTTCAATATGTCCTTGACATCAGAGGAACGCCAGTGTATGATCAACATGTCCACTAGATGGTGTCAGATTATTGCTACTAtgctagtttttttccccctgtttgTGAATACATTCCAATCGTTCTTTTGTCTGTTTGACACACTCCCCgcttgttttaatgttttgtgCATATTTATATAACAATACACACACTTGACTTTGATACCTTGCGGCTTAAAAGCACCCCGTGACCGTGGAAAAGTACTGTCAGACAAATAACGAACATGTGTGCTTTTCCACAAGCACTAAACAGGGACCGAGTAGACAAATAACGACTGCGCATGTGCAGCTCAAGACTCAAGAAGAAGCCGGAGGCCATCTTGACTCGAGTCGACCAAACACTGTAATGAGAAGACATTTCTTCATAGAACGGTTGCTGTCGTTAATACCAGTCCCACCACATTCGAACAAAACGTGAAGGTGTAAATATTGGCTccagaaatgtcaaaaaaggacGGTTTTGTAGACGTGAGTCGCTGCGACATTTGTGGCTAATGGCGCCGGAAAAGCCTCTCCGGTTGCGCCCCTCTCCCCTCGCAGCTCAGATCCCGCCCACTGGATACTAACCGCATGATGTCATGGCTATCGAACCGCTTCACG containing:
- the ndufb2 gene encoding NADH dehydrogenase [ubiquinone] 1 beta subcomplex subunit 2, mitochondrial → MSSLGMLFSVFRGSTRLVRRAPQRIIKRKAGGGDPHIEPQYRQYPQITKKQKFDSEFLSGAMWFWILWHMWHDSDAVLGHFPWPDPSQWTDEELGIPADDQE